In Chanodichthys erythropterus isolate Z2021 chromosome 20, ASM2448905v1, whole genome shotgun sequence, the genomic stretch attgaggtttaACCACtagagtcacatggagtactttaatgatgtcattcctacttttctggatcttgaaattggtagttgcgttggatctctatggagggacagaaacatCTCAgacaaaaagatcttaatttgtgttccgaagatgaatgaacaaagatcttacggatgtggaatggcatgagggtgaataattaatgacagaattttcatttttgggtgaactaaattatgttttggtCCTTTCCAACGCTGTCTTCCTTTTGACATAATTACAGAAATGTTATATTTAGATGTAGTAACCCTGTTACTGAATGATTTCCTCCATAAATCTGTAATATCTCCAttcattctttttaaataacaaaaatgctTCTACATAAAGAACCTTGTTTATCTTCACTTACTGTCCACAGTGCCTTGCTGTCCAAATCTCACGTCAGTTTCTGCAGTTTCTTGGGAGACGCTAATGATAGAGTGGTCTCCTGTGCGTGGTGCGGATCTGTACGAGACTCGTGCTGTGGATGCAACAGAAACGATCCTGTGTAACGACACGGCACCCAGCTGTGCCCTCTCTGACCTCACTTGCAACAGCAGGTACAGCGTAGTCGTCATACCATGCAACGACGTAAGCGGCTGCAACCTCACCTGCAGTCCACAAACGCATGAAACAGGTATAATCACATACCTAGATCCTGAATATATGCCACAGATGTATACtgtacacacactctctctttttctttttgccaAAAAGCTCCATGCATGCCTGAAATCAAAAGTGTGAGCCAGAGTATCGCATCTACTGTGCTGGTTAACTGGACTTCTGCTAACACTGCTGCCAACTACACTGTCACTGTGGTTGGCGTGGTGGGTGACAAGCATGTCTGTCACTCAAATGGCACTTCCTGTCTCGTGCCCAACCTGCCCTGTGGCTCCAACTTTGATGTCAGTGCCACAGCGTCCTCCTCAGCTGGAAATAGCATGCCCAGCTACACCGTTCCCCTGGAAACAGGTCAGCTTTCCATGGCCATTCAGAGCCAAGAAACCAAATGTGTCAAAGGCAGCTAAAATACATTCAAGATGATTAAAGAAAAGAATTGTATTTCCTTCAAAAACTATcaataaaatacttaaatatggGCAGTTTTAACCAATATTTGTACAATTTTGTacactgtactgtatatgtcaAGCTTATAGCAGCATTAGCTTAGCAACAATCTAACAGTAAACGATTGAAATGTGAGGCAAGTCTCTTGTGTGCTTTGTGTGAGTTTTGCCTATGTAGAGCATTTTAAATGGCATTTCAGCTAGAATGTCTTTGGGTTCTGGAACAGTTGTTAAAAAAAGTTGacaaatattcttttaataatatccccccccccaccccccacccccccccccagcACCTTGTTGCCCAGACAATCTCATGGTGAGCCAGGTGACCCAGGCCATGACCAACGTGACCTGGTCGACCGCTAGTGGTGCTTTGACCTACATCGCCTCTCTGTCTTCACCACGAGGCAATGCGCAGTGTCACACCATGGACACCGGATGCATAATGGGATGCATCACCTGCGGCACTAATTACACCGTCTCCCTGGAAGCCATCAGCCGCACCGGGCACAAGGCGGAGTGCACCTATCATGGATTTTCAGCCAGTGTGTTCTCAATGATTTACTGTTATTAGTGGTAGAAAAACCATAAATGCATATTGTCGCTGTCCAATGAAAAATGTCTCCAAAAAAAGAATCTTATTAAAACTCTTACAAAATTAGTCACCTTTTGCACTATAAATTCTATAATTACACATGTGAACTGTTACATCTATggtaaaaattcaaaatatttcatcAGACAGCaacaatataaaacataaaagtgCTTCCATAAACTTCTGGTGtgattattaaaggattagttcacttcagaatttaaatttcctgataatttactcacccccaagtcatccaagatgtttgtctttctttatgCAATcggaaagaaattaaggtttttgaggaaaacattccaggatttttctccatatagtggacttcactgggtttcaacgggttgaaggtccaaattgcagtttcattgaagcttcaaagagctacacgatcccagatgaggaataagggtcttatctactGAAACAATTGgccattttctattttgaaGTCATAttcgattttgaagttggaggagaaattAGATGTAGTTTTCATCCTACCGTcatacttccgcctacgtcacacgtgatctttccaacgtgattacgtaatgcgcggcccatcgcagagcagtgcaagatgactATTCATtaagttaaaaagtatataatttttatttatttttttttagaaaatgacagatcgtttcttTAGATAAAacctttattcctcgtctgggatcgtgtagagccctttgaagctgcactgaaactgcaattggGACCTTCAATCCGTTGaactccagtgaagtccactatatggagaaaaatcctggaatgttttcctcaaagcCATAATTTAGTTTTGACTGAGGAAAGAAATagatgaacatcttggatgacatggggtgactgaattattaggaaattttaattctgaagtgaactaatcctttcagCTGCTTTCATGTGCTATCGGAaacttcccacttctgaagtgtTAATTACGGATTTGATGCATTCAAGGGCTTTGCTGCCGTAAAGAATAGGAATCAAGGCAGGTTCATTCTTGTCTATTTCTTGGGGAAATCTTACTAAAGCCAAAATGTACAGTAGATATTTAGTCAATATCCAACTGAATGTGAATAAAATGTAGCGTAACATTTGTTGACAAGGTGCAACCTTATAAACATTCACCTCCccaggtggaaaaaaaaagtacacttctataatgtacttaaagtgctctatttttatgcactaattttgtactcaatatactaaaaattcttctttagtagaggatgatcttaagaacatctaagtgtactcaactgtgctatttttagacagcatgaaatattagctaaaatgtttctttaatatactatctctgtatttaaaaaaatgtatttagttagaactaaatacattttttttcactaCAGTTTGATCAATTGTTCTGGTCTCTCTCAAGGTGACTGCTGTCCCTCGGGCATCCGTCTCTTTCGAGGAACCAATAACACTCTGCGTGTGCGCTGGAGGTCAAGCAGCGCCCTCACCAAATACACAGCAGAGGTCAAGGGGAACAGCACTCACGTGTGCAGCCCAGAGCCCGGCAGCAACACATGCGATGTGTCAGAGATCGTGTGTGGCCAAGTGTACTCAGTAGTCGTCGCCCCACTCAATCGAGATGGAACCAAGGTCCCGTTCTGTAACAGAAGGATGTATTCAGGTAATGAAGTACAGCTGCCCCAAAAATGATTTTCACACACTTAAAATGTTTGCTTTTCATTGAATTAGATAAAATatcagttacactttattttaaggtgtccttgttacactgtaattattcATTTTAGTACCGAGTAatattaacaacatgtacttactatagggttaggtttaggaatAGGTTTAGTGTTACTTGCACATAATTATGCATAGTTtgctgttattactatagtaagtacatgtaacgtgtaacaaggaaactgtaaaataaagtgtaagcaaaatatcaaaccaaatgGCATCTGGAAACAAACCAAAAGGTTATCTTTAGGGATAGACCAAAACGAAAATTCTGGGCTGAAACCAAGAATTCAGGATGCACTTGGCCAAAACCTGAAACTGATAATAAATTCATGATCAGTTAGGCTAATTAAACTCATTTCATGATCAACAATCAAATAGCTAAAACTGAGTTGTACATTTAAACtgcacataaggcagtttttATATCAACTTTCTAATAAGAGATTTTTTCTACTCccatttttttggtgaaatgtaaacatttaaatgacaacaattctgaaataacttgtttttatgacatatGACATTACTAACAGCGaagtaaaaatataacaaatatgtaattcatatatttagcaaaaggCTCTTCCCTACATTTCTTTCGAGCTAACTAATGTGTTTATGGACATTTAGCTTTCTTGTGGTTAACATTAAGAGACATTGCATATTTTATTGATGTATTTCCCTGTTAAAACACTGATTGAGTGATTACATGAGACAGCCATTCTTTCATTAAGTTgttctgtatctttcaacataacTTCTGGTGTTCAcccatgtttatttgatgctgtaactagtaaagagtagatgatcggttcatgtgCGCTCATGTGCGGAAGCGAAATTTCAGTGCATCCTTAATTTTTAGTGGATGTATGAAGCCACTTTTCTTCCTAGCAGAGGAACCACAGTGTATGAACATGAACCACGATATGAGAACAGTATATCTATTGTTTTATCATTTCAAACTCAACAAAAGTCTTTTTGTGAATGCTCTGTATTATCTTTCTTTGAAAGAAAACCACTTCCTTTgctattgtattatttaatgcaaggacattcagacatttttaagtgTTAAGTAACATTATTGCATTCTGATTGAACATAAGAtaactaaaattaatataaaatgcatGACTTTTGTTCACATTCTGTCTTTTCAGTCTCATGCGTGGGCAGCAATGTCGGACTGGGTAAGAATGAGAACATCTTAGCATATGGAACTGTATAAATTATTTCAAATCATACCAAAAATAAGGCAACCATGTCCATATGATGTATCAAATTCTCTAAATCCAGGAAATGAAATATTTAACTGAAGCCTTTCTTTACTCTCAGTTCTCTATCAAGGAAAAAGATAATGATGGGACGGATATCCTTCAGACAGCGAGGTACGGCCAGTACAGACACATGTATCTTCATTACACAGTCCTTTCACAGACTAATCCTCAGTAATGCCCAATATAAGAAACTTGTATCACATCTACAAACTAGAAAACAGTGACAACAGCACTGCTGGAAATAAGTTCTCATGCCATTTGAACTTTTTCCAGAAGAGCAATACATTTCTTTATTGGGAACTTTAGCTACAGGCATTAATTATATGCAggtattataattttatttatacacaAGTGGCACAATTATGATTTGCTTCATGTGTTCTGAACAAATGCACAGTTCCATGAAATGGGCAAAATAATGCAGCatttgaatacttaaaaaaaaaaaaaacttttttttttgttaattgtcATCAAGgtctttttattttgttattggaGATTTCTAAAAATTCAATCAGAAAAATTCCATAATGCGTCTGTACAGCTGAAGTGAAAGAAAATTTGACtagtttttctctctctctctctctctctctctcttatacAGCTTCTGGTAATATTGGATGACTGGATTCTTCAGAAAATGCCCTTGAACCTGTATCGAATACAACACCATAATTTACTATATTAGCTTATGAAGTCAGGCAGTGAACAAATTTGAATGTTATTACTTGAATAATGCCATTAGTCAGGATTCAACACTGTCCAATCActgatgtttatatatttaaattgctttaaaaatgtaatgacaCTGATTAATGGGAGAATCTTTAAGAGGAATTTGCACGTTTTACAAGTTGCAAGATTTTCTTTCAACAGACGATgaatgtataataatattattattattattattatattaacttAATTTTCAGGGATCCCTAGTATTATCTCAGGGATTTTCACTAAACCCAATTCATGATATAGTGTGTCAAATTATTTTCTGCAATTTCAATTTCTACGATTCTCCCCatcaaaaatcaaaaataatttatttttggtgAAGCGCTTCTTTGCAACATCCAAACAGTGGCAGTGATTACGTCTATGCATCAGTTTCCAGGAATAATTGACATAAAATGAAACAGTAATTTCCCAGTTTTTAAAACAGGAGGATCACTCTGAGAGATAAATGAACCTGAACTCCTATACAGTAAGCAGTGCCTCTGAGGGAAATATACGTCTGTTTGTTAATTCAGCTTCCCTTGGATGTTTGTCAAATACAAGATTTGTTATGATGTAAATTAACATCTATATTTTGACAATAAAATTCATCCCCTGCATTAATAAAGTGTGTCTGTGTTTGCTTCCCCATCATTAGAGAGAGGCACATACATTGCCACAACTGTTATAAGCCATATATAGAATTGCCACAGTTTGAAGGGGGTGTGCtggtgaaagaaagaaagaaagaaagaaagaaagaaagaaagaaagaaagaaagaaagaaagaaagaaagaaagaaagaaagaaagaaagaaaaagaaagaaagaaagtcacagAGGTAGACAGACAGGGAAACAGTATCTATGGCAGTCATCAATGATAACCctaatcaggtgtgtttaattgaggagacatgcaaaatgtgcaatgttggtgtgcctccaggaacgtggttgggaaacactgcgctagaggcctattcaaaacaaaggtgtagcttgatgacgccaagtttgagcacaCAATCTTGAGACATGCGGTCTTCACCTGTGCAAAacaattgggataggactcgggaagaaaccatgttcatggatgtgattaacgttactgtagtatgaagcagagcaggaccgagtggtgtgggagctgaacgaggccgctgcaACACACGCCATGAACAgaagaacttttattatgccacagtcgccggcgctgcttccacttttccagtcatgagtatgaggtaacacagctctgtttatcatattatcTGTttatttgagagtgttgaaaatgatgttataatgttactctgaGCATATTAGCTCGGCAGCTGCTGTGGACACTtcttgcacactgcagtaagatagatcgattttagcatatcatattaaatactggatggcttgtgttgataaatggcatgaaatcaattttaaaacgtattgtatgatggagaaaatgctgtatcactgttactaaaaatgtaGCTgaatctgattatgctatgttagctacttgacaaaatagtgtttttctctgaggcatggtaaaatcatggtactcgcaaaaaaattgagataaattagatttaaaggtgccctagaactttttttaaaaagatgtaatattagtctaaggtgtcccctgaatgtgtctgtgaagtttcagctcaaaataccccatagatttttttaaattcattttttaaactgcctattttggggcataattataaatgagccgattcagggctactggccctttaattctcgtgctccacgcccacggagctcgcgtttgcctaaacagtgcataaacacagttcacacagctaatataaccctcaaatggatctttacaaagtgttcgtcatacatgcgtcagattatgtgagtattgtatactgttatattgtttacatttgattctgaataagtttgatggtgctccgtggctaaagctaacattacatactgttggagagatttataaagaatgaagttgtttatgcattatacaattcaattttcaattcaattcaaatttatttgtatagcgcttttcacgatacatatcatttcaaagcagctttacagaaaatggatgtcaacattacaatttaaagaatgtagttagcaaataatatactttaggtaattacaatcactgttagcagtttaactgaaggtagaagtaatgagctcctggaaaatgaattacattaacaataaattaggatatagagattgtgcaatgtgaatgttgatctagatgattgcgtctcctgaagtcctcgcaggagctggcgccgtctcttcacaggtgatggtcatctgaggtcttcttaagaggctggatacaaactgaagctgaagtactctctagtcacctcagggcgggtgtcccgaggtaaaacagaaaagcaaaaggagaacaattagcgtagctgctgttcataactttaagcaaagatagtcatgtgcagttGATCTGGTATGAGATGCGTTATGTGaacgcttggctaaagagatgcgtctttaatctagatttaaactgggtgagcgagtctgagccccaaacattatcaggaaggctattccagattttaggagccaaatgtgaaaacgctctccctcctttagtggacttagatatcctaggtacaaccagaagtccagagttttgtgatcttaaagagcgtgaaggattgtagggcgatagaagattgGTTAAGTACAAAGGAGCTtaaccatttagagccttaaaggtcattagcaatactttataattgaTATGGAACTTaataggtaaccagtgtagagatgataagattggtgttatatgatcatattttcttgacctggtaagaactctagcagctgcattttgtactaattgtagcttgtttattgaggaagcaggacaaccagctaataatgcattacagtaatctagtcgagacgtcatgaaagcatgaactaacttttctgcatcagaaatagataacatattccgtattttagcaatgtttctgaggtggaagaaggctgtttttgtaacatatgaaatatgattttcaaaggacaagctgctgtctaatataacacctaggtctttaactgtcgaggatgtaggaacagtacatccttctaaatgcagattgtagtctgagagattctgtgtacaggtttttggcccaataagtaatacttcagtcttatctgaatttaatagaagaaaattactagtcatccaatgttttacttctttaacacactctgtcagtttggataatttagagatttcatctggtcgtgatgatatatataactgagtatcatcggcatagcagtgaaaactaatcccatgttttcttataatattgcaGAGCAGCATGTagattgaaaatagcagaggtcctaacacagatccttgcggcactccatagtttactatcgttatcttagatttttccccgtttatataaacaaaattgtgacgGTCTGATAGGTATGACTTAAACCACCGTAATGCctgtccctgaataccagtgtaattttgtagtcgatctaggagtattttatgatctatagtgtcaaacgcagcactgagatcaagtaacactagtattgagacacagccctggtcagaagctagaagcaagtcgtttgtaattttaacgagcgcagtttctgtgctatgatgagatctgaatcctgactgaaatttttcatagatagagtttttttgcaagaaggagcacaattggaccgacaccactttttctagtattttagacataattggaagatttgaaatgggtctgtaatttgctaatacgtttggatctaattgtggtttcttaatgagaggcttaataactGCTAGCTTGAACGGTCGTGGGACATGACCTAGAgataaagacgagttgataatattgagaagaggctcttctgctacaggtaacagttctttcagtagtttagtgggtattggatctaataaacatgttgttggtttagacGCAGTAATAAGTCTATTTAGCTCTTCCTGTCCTATAGTTGTAAAGCACTGCAACTGTTCTTGAGGGGCGATAATTGAGGCTGAATCATAAAACTCTGTCAAAggttgtacatttacaattttatttctgatactttcgattttttcattaaagaaattcataaagtcatcactactaaactgtaatgaaacattttgttctggtgatatctgtttatttgttaatctagCTACTGTACTAAATAAGAACCGTGGATTGTTTTGGTTATTCTCTATAAGTTTGCGAAGATGCTCAGCCCTGGCTGCTTTTAGAGTCTTTCTATAGCGGGACGAACTGTCTTTCCATGCGATTCTGAAGACCTCTAAACGAGTTTGTCTCCATTTGCGTTCTAGATTACAAGTTTCTCTTTTCATAGCGCAAGTAATACTGTTGTACCATGGAAcagtatttttctctctaaccttttttaatctcatcggtgcaacagtatctaatgtactagtaaattatacagactgcaattgtttaaaaatgaaaataacgacagtcttgtctccgtgaatacactaagaaacgatggtaactttaaccacatttaacagtacattagcaacatgctaacgaaacatttagaaagacaatttactagggatgtgcacaaatagtcgaatattcgaatattcgttctgtaattaatattcgaaaaataaaaatactatttgaattttactatgttgctttgctggctgtaaatgcagtgaatccatgataaatcctggggccagttgcataaaccacttagactagtcttaaaatttaagacactaatgtttttcttgaagagtggtcctaattttttaaagtctgttacataaaaagggtagattggtgtaatttgaattggaaaaataTCATTGATTACATTGTTTTGGTTAACTgcaagttggtcaaactagttcttaagacacagtcttaagtttatgcaactgggcCCTGAGCACTAAAACTCGCagttataactaaatgcaccgggtggcgctgtggagcgtgttcaacaagtttattttatttgatcatcACATAATGTTGTCATCTACCTCGCGCAGTTTGGAATTAATTCGATGAAAATTATCTTACTAAAtggaattacttttgatcaaattaatgaatgaaacggagttatcataatatcaacaccataatgagaaagcacatgaaatcTAAATACCCGTCGAGTGAGGAAAGACAGCTgtccatcactgcattcacgaCGTCAGGTAAGTGCAGCTGTAAGTTATCCCCGAGTGAGCAAAGATGATAGCTTATCTGATAGCAAAATTATTTTGAGACATATGCTTCCTTTAAGTTTCGTCGCGGGAGATATATTTACGAACAGAAAACACAGTGCTACCGTTAGAAACTTAGCTTAGCACACCATTATGTATTGTTATCTTAAGGCATCTTTACACAAACGATTTATGGCTGTTCTGAAGCGGGTCTGTACCTGCTCAGAATTCAGTGTAAAGACGCAATGCCGTGTTAAAGAAGACCTAAAATACTCCGGGTCTGACCCACCTCAGCCCCTAGTATCAAAGGCGAGTCTGATTctgttctggttcagtgtaaatgaacgcAAAATATAGCCGCTCTAAACTACGTCATTGCCATGACAACCAAAAGCattccagtcagctcaggcggcgcgagattcaagaagcaggAAACGAAACATATAACTTagggcaaataataaaaataatgtcttcCAACAAGGGGCATTAAAGTAAAAGAGTCCTGTAACGTTACTCACATCGtgaagcaaaccaccaaaataacagcagagaatcGTCGTGTGTCatcaatggactatatgcacggagcgttctttagaacttccgcattaatataagccagctcgaaaacttccggtgagatgtcatttgctggtgtgttgagca encodes the following:
- the LOC137009183 gene encoding fibronectin type III domain-containing protein 7 isoform X2; translation: MEERQTRHARTRAGQDRKGNDKTGNEWRGRKRSERNGQVRRTGKERKVLPAPQFNTSSPSNSSILMKWEPVNHAVLYSLSIIKEGSYNRSRFNTTDTQFLFQDLEAGTSYCIKGNAWSPENIPGDDITICQITRPPTPQSVALVVTSTPDAGIVVSWDSAKGAEQYVAFSLTGQNCSSSSNSCILIPLSCGETNSVTVSAINQAGNSVPSFPVQIISFPCPPQPIWVEEVVAGNCSVKWSSVAHAEYYTTFIKSDDGIEGTCNSSETQCQFHCSCGYSYIMSVFAHNQAGPSPPGPLVNHTTLPCCPNLTSVSAVSWETLMIEWSPVRGADLYETRAVDATETILCNDTAPSCALSDLTCNSRYSVVVIPCNDVSGCNLTCSPQTHETAPCMPEIKSVSQSIASTVLVNWTSANTAANYTVTVVGVVGDKHVCHSNGTSCLVPNLPCGSNFDVSATASSSAGNSMPSYTVPLETAPCCPDNLMVSQVTQAMTNVTWSTASGALTYIASLSSPRGNAQCHTMDTGCIMGCITCGTNYTVSLEAISRTGHKAECTYHGFSASDCCPSGIRLFRGTNNTLRVRWRSSSALTKYTAEVKGNSTHVCSPEPGSNTCDVSEIVCGQVYSVVVAPLNRDGTKVPFCNRRMYSVSCVGSNVGLVLYQGKR